The Heyndrickxia acidicola sequence TAAAAGCTCTTTATTGGTAATTGTAGAAACCCCGTCCTGTTTTCTTTCCCAGCCAGCCTGCCTTTACATATTTTCTTAAAAGCGGGCAGGGGCGATATTTATCGTCGCCGAATCCATCATGAAGGGTTTCCATGATATACAAGCAAGTGTCTAAGCCTATAAAATCAGCAAGAGTCAACGGTCCCATCGGATGGTTCATCCCCAGCTTCATCACTTCATCAATGGCTTCCTTGGTTGCTACACCTTCATAAAGAGTGTAAATAGCTTCATTAATCATCGGCATGAGTATACGGTTTGATACGAAGCCAGGAAAATCATTTACTTCAACCGGAACCTTTTTCAATGTGTTCGTCATAACTTCTACAGCCTGGTACACTTCATCATCGGTAGCAAGCCCTCTAATAATCTCTACCAGTTTCATGACAGGAACCGGATTCATAAAATGCATGCCTATCACTTTTTCCGGGCGGCTGGTGGCAGCAGCAATTTCAGTAATGGGCAGTGAGGAGGTATTAGATGCCAGTATGGCATGAGATGGAGCAAACTGATCCAGCTCACCAAATATTTTTGTCTTTATTTCCATATTTTCCACAGCTGCTTCTATGACAATATCCACCTGTTCCGCATCCTGAAGGCTGCTTGATTTCTCCAAGCGCGAAAGAATGAGCACTTTTTCATCTTCTCTTATTTTTTCCTTAGATACTTGTCTGGATAAATTTTTTTCAATGATACTAAATCCTCTTGCCAGTGATTCTTCTTTCACATCATTCAGGAGCACTTGATAACCGGCTTGTGCGCATACCTGAGCAATCCCGGAACCCATCTGTCCTGCTCCTACCACCATCACCTTTTTAATCTCCATACTTCTCCTCCTTCTCAAGGCCTCATCCTTGTTTCTTCACTTCGATCATAATGGCATCCCCCTGGCCGCCTCCGGAGCATATAGCAGCAATACCGATACCGCCTCCGCGTCTTTTCAATTCATAAGCCAGTGTAAGTATGATTCGTGTTCCGCTTGCTCCAATCGGGTGTCCTAAAGCGACTGCTCCGCCATTGACGTTCACCTTTTCTGGGTCTAGGCCTGCTATTTTTCCGCTGACAAGAGAAACGGCAGCAAATGCCTCATTAATTTCAAACAAATCAATATCGTTCAATGACTTTCCTGTTTTCTTTAATATCTCATTTATCACCAGACCAGGCGTTAAAGGGAAGCAGTCTGCCTCTACAGCAATAGCTGCATGACCCAGAATATAAGCAAGCGGTTCTCTCCCCTCTTTTATAGCCCTTTCATCGCTCATCAGCACAAGCGCTGCTGCTCCGTCGTTTACACCGGGCGCATTGCCGGCTGTTATAGTACCGTCTTTCCCGAAGGCTGATGGCAGCTTTGCCAGCTTAGATAGCGATGTATCTGCACGGGGTGCTTCATCATCCTTCATGATAAGAGGGGATCCCTTTCTTTGAGGAACTTCTACAGGCACAATTTCTTCTGCAAATATCCCCTCTTTAATAGCTTTTAAAGCTTTCTCGTGGCTTCTAAGCGCCCAACTATCTTGTTCATCTCTCGTAATCTCATATTCTAGTGCCTGCTTATTTCCGTAAGTGCCCATATGGACACCTGAAAATGAACAGGTAAGTCCATCATGAATCATTAAATCCTTTAAAGAAGCATCACCCATCCGCAGTCCCCATCGTGCATTCGGCAGAATATACGGAGCCATTGACATAGACTCCATTCCTCCAGCTACAATAACGTCTTCATCACCCGCACGTATAATCTGGTCTGCCAAGGTTACACTTCTCATTCCGGAAGCACATACTTTATTAATGGTTTCTGTTTTTACTTCCCACGGAAGCCCCGCTTCATGTGCAGCCTGCCTGGATGGAATCTGACCCTGTCCTCCCTGCAAAACGGAACCCATAATGACCTCTTGAACATCCTCCGGTTGAACCTGAGCTCTTTTCAAAGCTTCTTTAATGACTGTTCCGCCTAATTGAGATGCGCTTAACGAGCTGAGTGCACCGCCAAATTTCCCAAACGGGGTTCTTGCGCCGCTCAAAATTACCGTTTTTGCCATAATCGATCTTCCCCTTTGCTCCATTAAGTTTGTGCTGTTAAAGAGGGCTTCTACCCGAGAATACAACAGACACCACATAACGCAAGCGCTTTCATTATAGTGACTGAACGCTCGCTCAACCTGCTTGTTATATAAAAGGGGATTACAATAATCCCCTTTTATCTTCTTATATTCATCATAACGCTAAATAGAATAAATTGAAACATTTTATAAAAAATTCTTAATTCACCTTTAATTTACTCTATCTTATATCAGGATGCAATCGTTGTTTGTTTCGGATCTCCGCATATTGCTTTCTCGAGAAGCTCTGCTACATCATAGGTTTTTACCGTATCTTCAACCTCTTTTGCTTTTGTTCCATCCGAAAGCATCGTTAAGCAATACGGACAACCTGAACTAATAACGGTAGGATTAACGGCCAATGCTTGTTCGGTTCTGGCTACATTGATACGGTTTCCTGTATCTTCTTCCATCCACATTAGACCTCCGCCTGCACCGCAGCACATTCCCGTCTCACGATTTCTTTCCATTTCAATCAGCTTGACTCCCTGAATCGATTTTAGAATTTCACGAGGCGGATCAAAGACATCATTATAGCGCCCCAGGTAGCAAGAATCATGGAAGGTGATTGTTTCATTCACCTCATATTTTGGAACAAGTCTTCCTTCTTTCACCAGCTTGTATAAAAGCTCAGTATGATGATACACTTCTGCTTCCAATCCAAAATCCGGATATTCTTTTTTAAAGATATTATAAGCATGAGGGTCTATTGTAACGATTTTCTTAACCTCATTTTTCTGAAACTCATCAATATTTTGCTGTGCCAGTTCCTGGAATAAAAACTCGTTTCCTAATCTTCTTGGTGTATCTCCTGAATTCTTTTCTTTATTGCCCAATATTGCAAATTTAACGCCAGCCTCATTTAACAGCTTAGCAAAGGATAAGGCGATCTTTTGGCTTCTGTTATCAAAAGAGCCCATTGATCCTACCCAGAATAAATACTCAAATTCCTCTCCCGATTTTTTCATTTCTTTAACAGTTGGAACTTCAACGTCTTCACGGGCTTCGCGCCAGTTTTCTCTTTCCTTGCGGTTTAATCCCCAAGGGTTTCCTTGGCGCTCAATGTTTGTCATGGCACGCTGTGCATCCGGATTCATCTTTCCTTCCGTCAGCACTAAGTAACGCCGCAAATCAATGATTTTATCTACGTGTTCATTCATAACAGGACATTGGTCCTCACAGTTACGGCAGGTAGTACATGCCCATATTTCCTCTTCCGTAATGACTTCTCCAATCAATGAAGGACTATAGGCAGAAGCAGCCGCAGACTCCTCTGCGCCCTGGCCGGTGCCTGCCAATGCAAGCTGGTTGCCCTTTGTTTGATTAAATGCAAATGTTGGCACCCATGGCTGTCTGGATGTTACCGCTGCACCATGATTAGTTAGATGATCACGCAGCTTTATGATCAAATCCATTGGTGAAAGCATTTTTCCTGTTCCTGTTGCAGGGCACATATTCGTACAGCGGCCGCACTCTACACATGCATACAGATCTACAAGCTGAAGCTGGTTAAAATCTTCAATCTTCCCTACCCCAAAGGTTTCTTGAGATTCGTCCTCAAAGTTAACCGGGCGCAGCTTGCCTGGTCCATCCAAACGGTTTAAATATACATTTGCAGGTCCTGCGAGCAAATGTGCATGCTTTGATTGCGGGACGTATACAAGGAAAGACAGCAGGAACAATAAGTGGACCCACCATGCTACGTAAAAGACAACTGCTGCAGCGGTCGTCCCGATACCATGAAAAACAAAGGCAACCGCTGATGCAATAGGCTCAGACCATGTCAGTTCTTCACCGTGCCAGATCAGTCCCATTCCATACCCAATCAGTACAGAGACCATCAGGCCTCCAATAAACAGCAAGACCAGCCCTGCTTTAAACCCTCTTTTTAAACGGACCAATTTTTCAATATACCGGCGGTAAAACGCCCATACAACCGCAACTAGGATAACAAGCGTTACAATCTCCTGGAAGAAGGTAAACGCAGGATAGACAGGTCCAAGCGGCAAATGTGATTCAGGAGCAAGCCCCTTCCATATAAAATCAATGGCACCAAATTGAACGAGAATAAAGCCATAGAAAAACATGACATGAATGGCACCGCTCTTCTTGTCTTTTAATAATTTCTTTTGTCCGAACACATTGACCCAAATTTTTCGCAAACGCTCTTTCACATTATTATCAAACTCTGCTTTTTTCCCAAGCTTAATATATGCAATCCTTGTCTTGACTACATAAACAAATAACGAAATTGCGTAAACGGT is a genomic window containing:
- a CDS encoding 3-hydroxybutyryl-CoA dehydrogenase gives rise to the protein MEIKKVMVVGAGQMGSGIAQVCAQAGYQVLLNDVKEESLARGFSIIEKNLSRQVSKEKIREDEKVLILSRLEKSSSLQDAEQVDIVIEAAVENMEIKTKIFGELDQFAPSHAILASNTSSLPITEIAAATSRPEKVIGMHFMNPVPVMKLVEIIRGLATDDEVYQAVEVMTNTLKKVPVEVNDFPGFVSNRILMPMINEAIYTLYEGVATKEAIDEVMKLGMNHPMGPLTLADFIGLDTCLYIMETLHDGFGDDKYRPCPLLRKYVKAGWLGKKTGRGFYNYQ
- a CDS encoding acetyl-CoA C-acetyltransferase, giving the protein MAKTVILSGARTPFGKFGGALSSLSASQLGGTVIKEALKRAQVQPEDVQEVIMGSVLQGGQGQIPSRQAAHEAGLPWEVKTETINKVCASGMRSVTLADQIIRAGDEDVIVAGGMESMSMAPYILPNARWGLRMGDASLKDLMIHDGLTCSFSGVHMGTYGNKQALEYEITRDEQDSWALRSHEKALKAIKEGIFAEEIVPVEVPQRKGSPLIMKDDEAPRADTSLSKLAKLPSAFGKDGTITAGNAPGVNDGAAALVLMSDERAIKEGREPLAYILGHAAIAVEADCFPLTPGLVINEILKKTGKSLNDIDLFEINEAFAAVSLVSGKIAGLDPEKVNVNGGAVALGHPIGASGTRIILTLAYELKRRGGGIGIAAICSGGGQGDAIMIEVKKQG
- a CDS encoding 4Fe-4S dicluster domain-containing protein, which gives rise to MGWLLWINWIAFLFVTVYAISLFVYVVKTRIAYIKLGKKAEFDNNVKERLRKIWVNVFGQKKLLKDKKSGAIHVMFFYGFILVQFGAIDFIWKGLAPESHLPLGPVYPAFTFFQEIVTLVILVAVVWAFYRRYIEKLVRLKRGFKAGLVLLFIGGLMVSVLIGYGMGLIWHGEELTWSEPIASAVAFVFHGIGTTAAAVVFYVAWWVHLLFLLSFLVYVPQSKHAHLLAGPANVYLNRLDGPGKLRPVNFEDESQETFGVGKIEDFNQLQLVDLYACVECGRCTNMCPATGTGKMLSPMDLIIKLRDHLTNHGAAVTSRQPWVPTFAFNQTKGNQLALAGTGQGAEESAAASAYSPSLIGEVITEEEIWACTTCRNCEDQCPVMNEHVDKIIDLRRYLVLTEGKMNPDAQRAMTNIERQGNPWGLNRKERENWREAREDVEVPTVKEMKKSGEEFEYLFWVGSMGSFDNRSQKIALSFAKLLNEAGVKFAILGNKEKNSGDTPRRLGNEFLFQELAQQNIDEFQKNEVKKIVTIDPHAYNIFKKEYPDFGLEAEVYHHTELLYKLVKEGRLVPKYEVNETITFHDSCYLGRYNDVFDPPREILKSIQGVKLIEMERNRETGMCCGAGGGLMWMEEDTGNRINVARTEQALAVNPTVISSGCPYCLTMLSDGTKAKEVEDTVKTYDVAELLEKAICGDPKQTTIAS